The following is a genomic window from Platichthys flesus chromosome 13, fPlaFle2.1, whole genome shotgun sequence.
TGGAATTTTACATCTGACATATAAATAGTGTCCTCAGTTATGAGAAGTTTCATTAAAGGGAAAACACAGCTTACTTTACAGATGTCCTGTGTCACAGAGCTGAGGTCGGGCATCTCAGGGGTGCTGGGCTCTTGGTAGTCCCTCCTGATGCGAGGTGTCCCCAAGCTGAACTCCTGGGTGGGTTCGTCCAGCTCCAGGCTGTGAAAAGCAAGCTCCTCCGTCACCTGTTCATGCACACCAGTCCTCTTTGGGATTTTTGCACTTCTCTGGGAGGTACAGACAagacaggtttaaaaaaaaaaaaaaaaaggcatgtGAACATTGAACAGAGGTTCAAAGTCAACTTTGTGAATTTGATCAATTTGCTATTTGGCTAAAAATTATGGTCATACATTTTGTAGAGATTTCCCCAAACAAGACTCCAGGTTGGGCATCTCTGGCATTTGCTTGTCCTCCTCACCCATGATGAATATCTCGGGCACATTGTACTCCCACATGCGTTTGGAGCCGGTCGCTGGGTTATGAGTTGGCGTCAAAAGTTTGGAGCTGTGGCCGTCATCATCAGTTTGCATGCTGATAGGCTCTGGCTGCTCTGCGCTCTGCTGACACATGCAAGAGGCACAAACTCTGAGTTGGATGTTTTCAGCCAGTCTGGATGAGCAACTTAACTAGTAAAAAatattacacacaaacacttcctaCCTTTTTTGTGCTCACAAGCCGGCTCAAGTATGGTGTTTGAAAAGCGGGGACCTCAGGGGTGGTACACAGGGGTCCAGGACGAGTGGGGGATTCTGGGTCACCACTGCCGTGCGCTGTTGGGGAGCAGTTtgctgttggtttgtttgtctttttgatttTGAATCCCTGGGTGGAAAACACAGGCAGCTCTGGGGACTCCAAGTTTTCTGCTGATGGCAGGAGCAATGTCATATGAGAGGGAACAgcaaacatatttaatttcagTGCTTTTCACGCGTTTTTAAAAATTCATTTATAAGtagcattataaaaaaaagcattttaccATTTTTACGTCATCATCAGTAATACTCTTAGCtgacattttagaaaatatttaatgaatgtCAAAATTCAATAAGATAgattttaattcattcatttcgAAAAAATACATGTTCTTAGTTTCTcaatgtaaaacacattttagtaCCAGATCTCATTTGTTATTGGCTCTAGAGTAAGACAATTTGAAATGTTATTTAGGTATTGTTCTGGAAGTGTTTAGAAAAGACATGAGAAAAATCTGAGAAATATAGTAGAAGAACAGACCATAAATCCCTTCAAAGGAAAAAACTGAGGTAATGGTCAGTTAAGGGTTGTTATCAAAATAGTTTCATACCTTTAGTCTGTAAACTCTCCTTTAGAGATTCCAAGGTAGGTACAGGTTTGTCTTGTGAGGATCTGTTAAAGCAGAGGACTTCTATAAAGTAGGAGTAAGCAGTGATTATAGTCTCCTGAGAGACCTCTGACAGTACTGCTGCAAATCATGCATGTTCCCAGCAGAGGTCAATAAAGATCCCATACTGGACATATTTTGTAATGCTCCTAATACTCATCCTTTACGTTTGAGGCTTGTCGACGTTCTTCTGGATCAGATTCATAGTGAAGTCGTTGTACAGACACATTGTGTGCTCGGAGATGCCAAAGTTGTGCATCTGAGGACTCTGAAGCTCGGTGTCATCCATCCGCAGGGCACGCTTGGGTGTTAAGGGCATTGGTGGTGGCGTGGGCGTGCTCATAGTGGGGTGAGGAAGTCTTATCTCAGGCATGCGGGGCACTTCAGAGCACCACTCTGCCCCAGCCAGGCCTCTCTTCAGCAAAATCTCAGACAGACCAAAGTCAGAGAGCTGCGGGGTTCGCATTACGTCAGTGAAGGGTGGCGGCTCCATTGTCAGAGATGATGAGGCCTGATCATCTTCAGCCTCCTCCTGgcttccctcttcttctcctgctgaaTTACTTTCACCTTCATCTGCCACTTCTTCAGTATCTGAGTCCTGGTGGTTGTCTTCTGTGTAAGAAAAGGtcacaataataatacagtttgaGTGCTGCGGGTTAAAAATACAATGTGAGAGTCTCCTGGGTTTCTCTGACCAACTTCGTAGTAAAACCTCCTGGAGAATGTCAGAATacgcccatgtgagaatacagcaggattcTCCttgagtgagtgggtgtgttgatgacatttctaacacgcGACAGAGAGGCAAACTCCAGATAAAGTCCGGACCAAATTGTGCAGACATCAGCCGGCTGGTGACTTACTGGTTAGTCTCTGGGCATCTCTGGGAGCCTCGTAGCCGTAgttttcaaagtgttccttcaGAGTCTGGATGTCCTGACTGACCCTCTGCTCCATCACTGTGCAGGCCTTGATGAAGCTGCTCACCTCATTCTCCTGCGCTTGTTGTTGAGTCAGCTGATCCTGGACCTGCCCCTGAACGAGGACAGACAAGAGGTATTCTTCACAAAACTGACACATTATAAAGATGGAGTGTTAGAAGCAGGCCGgatgttacatttaaaaaacgttTATATGTAGAAATTTCATATTGTACTTAATGAGGAAAAGTGTTTATCTGTCCCAGATaaaattctttttttaattgctgCCACTTATCGCTGCagctaaaaatgtatttccctATTGATCTACtattaattaatcaatcaatatcACTTTTATGAAATTACATTATTCAGAGAGAGCCTTCGTCAAATTAACAGTGATGACAGGCAATTACAAATCGAGGAGTACTTTATTTATAAGtaaacacacatagacaaatTATTATAAGGGAACTTTCCCATAGTGGGACGAATAAAGGAATATCTGATCTTATCTCATGTCTGTATACATTTATGTATTCTTACTTTTAGTTAAGTTATGAGTACTTATATAACAAAGGGCGCGAGAGGAGTACTTGTAATCCATTTTACTGTAGTATTTGTGGGTGTTTAAACAGTGGCGGTGTTAAATGATGAGATTATTGAACAGAATTTGGTTTGGATAGTTTCTACCTTCAGGTTCCCGACGTCGCACTTCAGTTCGTGGTATGCTCGCATCGCCTTCGCAGTGGTttctggaaagagaaggagatggTCTGGACATATTGAAGTTTACTGAAGAACACTGTAGAGGAGCTGGACGGCATCTCTCACCGCTGTCAACCTCGTTGTTGTCGCGGTTATCGAAAGACTGCTGGAGTTTGGTGGTTTCTGACTCCAGGGTCACCGCCAGCTTCCGGAGTCTGGAGAAGAACCGCTCCGTCGGCTCCATGGTCATACACACGAGTCTGAACGTTTACTAATAAACTcgattacaaataaataatcgTTTGTTTACATCTATTCCAACTTGGAGAATTGTTTCGTTTTTGGCGCCTGGGCTTTTTCCGGCTtcagtctcttcttcttctttccggCAGCCTAGGCACTATCTACCGCATTGCTGCCCCCACCGGTAGGGCAACATCACTGCAGTTTGGGCCCTTAcaacttttgttttgtgataTAAATTTGTAGTTTTTAGGAAATGAAAATCTCCCCAGTTTGCCTATTCATaatacttttctttctttggcaTAGAGCTTACAATGCATCAAAacctgctgcacagactccagGACTCCACAGTAGTCACAATAATatgttaaaagttaaagttaagttaaagtagctttattgtcaattcttaacatgttcagaacatacaaggaatcgatacaacgttccccactctcccacagtgagacatacaaagtgcacaggcacaacagaagacacaagacatttcctaatactaagtaaacatacagaattttttaagtacagcagcataaggttctctaaaagtgtaaacatagtgatttaaatgataaagtgcaaacagtacaagagacagtttgttgcagaagtaaacatacagaattgtTTGTACAGCACCATAAGGTTctttaaaagtgtaaacgtagtgatttaagtgataaagtgcaaacagtacaagaagtacaagagacagtttgttgcagagtcctgagtgtttttagtttttttgggggggatttaagcctccagtcagactagagGATGTATACAGAATAGGAATGGCATGAGATTAAatagtacggtggccctgagagctcaacgaacagcaatttaagaaaacacatgcaagttgacaaaacacatgcaagttgacaaaacacaagcaaagtaagaaaacatctccatcaatttcacaacacaacacaacacattacagaaacgcgcagcaaatagtcacacgcgctgcaaatagacacacgcgctgcaaatagacgaacgcgcagcaaatatacgaacgcgcagcaaatagaggcgacaacacaacgaaagtgtttccagaggacagctaaaagggatggacacaggagacactaaaacgtccaatacactatacaatttcggttccgcacaggggttgtcatcccgcggctctggagccgaacgcggctcttcagcccctctacagtggctgtactgtacagtgttgtgcatatgtttcgcgatcgctgaacttaacgaatcagttttcatattattaacgtgaacgtaacgatgaacgtgattaaacgtcacgttcattttttaaatcatcatcgtatcaggccctcatgaaataccaggagcgggcgtgggtgtgtccggtgtgtgcgcgtgtgtggccagcgcaccggggctccgaccccgcccactcgctcggagagagccacagtgagctctgaagatggtccgatctagagacatgccgtcttctcctgttaaactgaataagaagcgctaacaagcaagcccctgtttgtgaggaaatgtattgtccatagtgagcaggggttttaaacctttactatcagaagagacattttgccccctcttctgagcgagtgggcggggtcggtgccccgagacccgagaccggtcagcccgctacacacacacaacacacaaacacccgctcctggtatttcatgagggcctgatacgatgatgattgaaaaaaagtaacgtgacgttcaatcacgttcatctttacgttcacgttaaaaatatgaaaagtgatttgttaagttcagcgatcgcgaaacatatgcacaacactgtacagtacaaccactgcagagggactgaagagccgcgttcggctccagagccgcgggttgccggaccctgtgcggaaccgaaattgtatggtgtattggacgttttagtgtctcctgtgtccatcccttttacctgtcctctggaaacacttccgttgtgttgtcgcctcaatttgctgcgcgttcgtctatttgctgcgcgttcgtctatttgcagcgagtgtgtctatttgcagcgcgtgtgtctatttgcagcgcgtatatgtaatgtgttgtgttgtgttgtgaaattgatgaagattttttcttactttgcttgtgttttgtcaacttgcatgtgttttgtcaacttgcatgtgttttcttaagttgctgttcgttgagctctcagggccaccgtaaaatagtcttcatcgatcgtcaGGAGAATTAAAGAggaattttcgattaatcattaatatttttatattcaaaaattcactatttataggctatattaaaatgcagtgaaaaaaaacaacaacttaaccacaaGTATATTATACTTAGGTCTGACTGTagctcaaaactatcaaacaaggcaccgcGTCGAggaagcttcataaaaataaccagtaactcacatacaacttcagcaccagcctacggaTTTTTGTTGAGCCGCCGAAAAAACTCGCTGTAAGGGGACTGACGTCgccgtgatacacaggtagctccttgctaacttggctagcctgggGAACCTTATTCCATACTTCTGTGtttgcgctcccctcgtccgtgtcaaACAGcgcaggctcctcgtctcccccagCCTCTGGGATAGCttcgcagtgttggcagtgaaccaagtcattttttaactcaaaatggtcccacgctACACTTCGCCCTGACTTCTTCAAGTTTACTtcggaaatggaaatacacggttACTCACAGGcagccacaggatgatgtgcgccgcaggatgatatgcgccacaggatgatgtgcagtgatgatgatgtgtgctgcacgatgatgtgcgccgccaaaggatgaagtgcgaggcaggatgatgtgcgccgcaggatgatgtgcggcaggatgatgtgcgctgcaggatgatgtagcaggatgatgtgcgcagcaggatgatgtgccctgcatgatgatgtgcggtgatgatgatcggcgctgcaggatgatgtgatccaggatgatgtgctgtgatgatgtgcgctgcatggtgtgcgctgcaggatgatgtgcactgcaagatgatgtgcctacacgatgatgtgcgcagcaggatgaagtgcgcagcaggatgatgtgcggtgatgatgagcgctgcaggatgatgtgtgttgatgatgtgctTTGATGATGtgcccgcaggatgatgtgcgctgcaggatgatgtgcaccgcaggatgatgtggccgcaggatgatgtgtgctgcacaatGGTGTGCTCTGCAGGctgatgtgcgccgcacaatgatgtgcgccgcaggatgaagtgcgccccaggatgatgtgctcagcacgatgatgtgcgggggaggtgcgctgcacgatgatgtgcgccacaggatgatgtgcgctgcaggatgatgtgcactgcaggatgatgtgcagtgatgatgtgcggcgcaggatgatgtgtgctgcacaatgatgtgtgcCGCCAAAGGATGAAgagcgccgcaggatgatgtgcccggcaggatgatgtgagctgcaggatgatgtgcggcaggatgatgtgagctgcaggatgatgtggctgaatgatgatgtgcgccgcacgatgatgtgcgctgcatgatgatgtgcagtgatgatgatcagcgctgcaggatgatgtgcgctgcaggatgatgtgcgccgcaggatggtGTGCCGCAGGATTATGTGcaccgcacaatgatgtgcgcagcacgatgaagtgcgcctcaggatgatgtgcgccacacgatgatgtgcgccacacgatgatgtgcgcagcaggacaAAGttcgctgcaggatgatgtgtgccgcaggattattgatgatatgcgctgcaggatgatgtgcactgcaggatgcaccgcaggatgatttGTGCtccatgatgatgtgcgcagcaggatgatgtgcgccagttGCTTTTGACAGAAAAAGTCGACATGAGGGTTTGGAAAGTCGACAGATTGAGCGACAAAGTCCTAAATTGGCAACACTGCtagcaggtaactgagtaggcctgtggcgttttCTTCAAACACTGTCCCCcatggtcaaatgtgtaattagcgaATTTATCGATGAAACAATTATTTCATCGatgaaattcttaatgatcaattaatcgatcgtcgattaattgaTCCCTAATACAGAATAGTATTGCATGCATAAGCACACATATTTACCAGCTCTGTGTTTCCCAACAAGCACCAACTCACTTGTCAGTCCACAATGCCCGAGCCTTAGCCATGACAATTTGATATCATCGATTTGAGTCATGGTTATTTTACCAGTTGAACTGATGCTTGgaatttatttagctttttttcctgtgttgtCTCCATCCCACTCTCGCTGCCATATCTGATTCGGCCTCTCACTGATCCTACAACACTCCATCCTTCCAAATGGCACTTGCACATCTATTGTATTTCTGCACAAATTGTCCTCGCTGCCCTATCCACAACCTCATTTCCCTCAACACCAACATGTGCTGGCACTCACAAAAGCCCCACACTACCTCAGTGCTTCTCCAactctgcctccccccctcccccatgcCACTAGGGCAGATAATTAATCTGTGCACAGGACAATTTTATCCCAGCCTCCATCTTCCAACTAACTCTGCAGAGAATATTGAAATCCCATCTGGCAGATTGGCACATGGCGGATGTATGAACCAAATCACACTCTTCTGCTTTCTGGATCCCTTGAACCATcagtgtaaatgtttatattattattccATCTAATTCTTAAGAGGTCGTCTACATGTGCTACCAGATATCGTTTTTCATCTTTATGCAATAATTGTTTAattgaataatataaataattattattattattattatgaatacaAATTGACACCTATCATGCATCATTTCCCTCATTTACCGTCAAGTTAAGAGTTAACAGGAGGTGTGTAGATCCCTTATCAGATACACTAGGTGTATAAATACTGATCAAACTGTGAAGGTCAGTACAAACCTGAATGCGACACTACTGAGGTGAGATACTAAGAGAAATCTGTGCTAATCTACACACTTATCAGGAATGTGAATTTAATAGTGTAATATTTCTCTATAGCTAATTTGTCGGAACAAAGCTCCAGAGTCATGGCAATGTTTGGGAAGGTTTTGGAGCCTGTGGGCTACATGCAAACTGTGAGGTGAGTTACCTTCTCTATATATATGTGACATAAACTTCTTAGTGAGTCCTTTTGATCGAAAACTGGGAGAGAACATTTCAATTTCCACATCCTGTTTAGAAACCAATGTCTTCCAATGCATTTCCAACCCATATAGTGATCTGCCATTACTCATATCCCACATGTCAATcgggagtgtgtctgtgtgtgtttgttgctcaGGGTCCTCGTTCAGGGCATCTGCTCCTACCTGGGCGGCAGTGCCACAGCAGAGGAAATGGATCTGGCCAAGAAGAACCTGGACCACATTGATCAGGAGCTGGCGGCTTCAGGTCACGGCCTGCTCGACGACCAGGAGGTCCACCGGCTTGAGGACGACCTGGCGGTGGTCTACTACCAGCTGG
Proteins encoded in this region:
- the ska3 gene encoding spindle and kinetochore-associated protein 3 isoform X3, which translates into the protein MTMEPTERFFSRLRKLAVTLESETTKLQQSFDNRDNNEVDSETTAKAMRAYHELKCDVGNLKGQVQDQLTQQQAQENEVSSFIKACTVMEQRVSQDIQTLKEHFENYGYEAPRDAQRLTKDNHQDSDTEEVADEGESNSAGEEEGSQEEAEDDQASSSLTMEPPPFTDVMRTPQLSDFGLSEILLKRGLAGAEWCSEVPRMPEIRLPHPTMSTPTPPPMPLTPKRALRMDDTELQSPQMHNFGISEHTMCLYNDFTMNLIQKNVDKPQTSSQDKPVPTLESLKESLQTKENLESPELPVFSTQGFKIKKTNKPTANCSPTAHGSGDPESPTRPGPLCTTPEVPAFQTPYLSRLVSTKKQSAEQPEPISMQTDDDGHSSKLLTPTHNPATGSKRMWEYNVPEIFIMGEEDKQMPEMPNLESCLGKSLQNRSAKIPKRTGVHEQVTEELAFHSLELDEPTQEFSLGTPRIRRDYQEPSTPEMPDLSSVTQDICKLVSQGQLKKTGVAVVQPNVRTEKHKNSAPSLSAVSESEFQSLPRYMRQMTLYNLNQVVHNINKFIAEFPGEKTELNLEELKRITNVGTKTPVFVLCLTELKRLQQVGGAKNNAVYKLSAHT
- the ska3 gene encoding spindle and kinetochore-associated protein 3 isoform X2: MTMEPTERFFSRLRKLAVTLESETTKLQQSFDNRDNNEVDSETTAKAMRAYHELKCDVGNLKGQVQDQLTQQQAQENEVSSFIKACTVMEQRVSQDIQTLKEHFENYGYEAPRDAQRLTKDNHQDSDTEEVADEGESNSAGEEEGSQEEAEDDQASSSLTMEPPPFTDVMRTPQLSDFGLSEILLKRGLAGAEWCSEVPRMPEIRLPHPTMSTPTPPPMPLTPKRALRMDDTELQSPQMHNFGISEHTMCLYNDFTMNLIQKNVDKPQTSSQDKPVPTLESLKESLQTKAENLESPELPVFSTQGFKIKKTNKPTANCSPTAHGSGDPESPTRPGPLCTTPEVPAFQTPYLSRLVSTKKSAEQPEPISMQTDDDGHSSKLLTPTHNPATGSKRMWEYNVPEIFIMGEEDKQMPEMPNLESCLGKSLQNRSAKIPKRTGVHEQVTEELAFHSLELDEPTQEFSLGTPRIRRDYQEPSTPEMPDLSSVTQDICKLVSQGQLKKTGVAVVQPNVRTEKHKNSAPSLSAVSESEFQSLPRYMRQMTLYNLNQVVHNINKFIAEFPGEKTELNLEELKRITNVGTKTPVFVLCLTELKRLQQVGGAKNNAVYKLSAHT
- the ska3 gene encoding spindle and kinetochore-associated protein 3 isoform X1, which encodes MTMEPTERFFSRLRKLAVTLESETTKLQQSFDNRDNNEVDSETTAKAMRAYHELKCDVGNLKGQVQDQLTQQQAQENEVSSFIKACTVMEQRVSQDIQTLKEHFENYGYEAPRDAQRLTKDNHQDSDTEEVADEGESNSAGEEEGSQEEAEDDQASSSLTMEPPPFTDVMRTPQLSDFGLSEILLKRGLAGAEWCSEVPRMPEIRLPHPTMSTPTPPPMPLTPKRALRMDDTELQSPQMHNFGISEHTMCLYNDFTMNLIQKNVDKPQTSSQDKPVPTLESLKESLQTKAENLESPELPVFSTQGFKIKKTNKPTANCSPTAHGSGDPESPTRPGPLCTTPEVPAFQTPYLSRLVSTKKQSAEQPEPISMQTDDDGHSSKLLTPTHNPATGSKRMWEYNVPEIFIMGEEDKQMPEMPNLESCLGKSLQNRSAKIPKRTGVHEQVTEELAFHSLELDEPTQEFSLGTPRIRRDYQEPSTPEMPDLSSVTQDICKLVSQGQLKKTGVAVVQPNVRTEKHKNSAPSLSAVSESEFQSLPRYMRQMTLYNLNQVVHNINKFIAEFPGEKTELNLEELKRITNVGTKTPVFVLCLTELKRLQQVGGAKNNAVYKLSAHT